A genomic stretch from Antarcticibacterium flavum includes:
- a CDS encoding S9 family peptidase — protein MQTVFKKFTPLFFLFLGCQVIFSQESSLTVEQIMQDPQWMGTFPSNIHWAEDSKTIFFNYNLQKDPADSLYKINLNAQDQILKVPYEEEKKEISRAGDYNKKRDKKVFVKDDALMLYDLKTHNSKKLLELDGRIGNPKFLGDENKISFNLRDNIFVYDQQTGSLKKLTNISSGEKKKEAAGLGAKDDWVKTENLGLLEVVREREDKKEASKTYRTQTQGEPFTFYAGKRSVSNLQLSPDASYATFTLITRPESKSTDVPNYVDASGYTVNLPARSKVGDDPTKVEMAIYDIKRDTVYMVQTGNLPGIQDLPDYTSSYPDREWEKKDRDLILAGPYFSDNGKQTVVNVRSQDNKDRWIALLDLQTGALKNLDRQRDEAWIAGPGIGWSFSGGTFGWLPDNRHIYFQSEVSGYSHLYLLDVNSGDKKALTSGNYEVFDPFLSRDKKHWYLTTSEVGPGERHFYKMPVMGGKMEKLTQMTGNNDVSLSPDEKYMAILYSYSNKPWELYLKRTTAGAEAKQLTSGQSEEFKSYDWREPELVQFQAEDGVMVPARLYKPENANGAAVIFVHGAGYLQNVHKWWSSYFREYMFHNLLTDLGYTVLDIDYRGSAGYGRDWRTGIYRHMGGKDLSDQVDGAKYLVAEHGVDAENVGIYGGSYGGFITLMALFTEAETFKSGAALRSVTDWAHYNHGYTSNILNNPSDDPIAYRQSSPIYFAEGLEGHLLIAHGMLDVNVHFQDVVRLAQRLIELKKDNWEMAVYPVEDHGFVEPSSWTDEYKRILKLFNETLLEKERNTEMERVKS, from the coding sequence ATGCAAACAGTTTTTAAAAAATTCACCCCCCTGTTCTTCCTATTCCTGGGCTGCCAGGTAATTTTTTCACAGGAAAGCAGTCTTACTGTAGAACAAATTATGCAAGACCCTCAATGGATGGGGACCTTCCCTTCAAACATTCACTGGGCAGAGGATAGTAAGACGATCTTCTTTAATTATAACCTGCAAAAGGATCCTGCCGATTCGCTCTATAAAATTAACCTGAATGCACAGGATCAAATTTTGAAAGTGCCTTACGAGGAAGAAAAAAAGGAGATCTCAAGGGCCGGGGATTATAATAAAAAAAGGGATAAAAAAGTATTTGTTAAGGATGATGCACTTATGCTGTATGATCTAAAAACCCACAATTCCAAAAAACTCCTGGAACTTGACGGTCGAATAGGAAATCCAAAATTCCTTGGCGATGAAAATAAAATTTCATTTAATCTTAGGGATAACATTTTTGTTTATGACCAGCAAACCGGGAGCCTGAAGAAGCTTACCAATATTTCCTCTGGAGAGAAAAAGAAAGAAGCTGCAGGCCTGGGTGCTAAAGATGACTGGGTAAAGACTGAAAATCTGGGATTACTGGAAGTAGTCCGCGAGAGGGAAGATAAAAAAGAGGCAAGTAAGACCTACAGGACGCAAACCCAGGGAGAGCCATTTACTTTCTATGCCGGTAAAAGATCTGTTTCCAATTTACAATTATCCCCAGATGCTTCTTACGCCACTTTCACATTGATCACGCGTCCTGAAAGTAAAAGCACAGATGTCCCGAATTATGTGGATGCTTCGGGTTATACAGTGAACCTGCCTGCAAGAAGTAAAGTGGGAGATGACCCTACCAAAGTTGAAATGGCTATTTATGATATTAAAAGGGATACCGTTTATATGGTACAAACCGGAAACCTCCCCGGAATCCAGGATCTGCCAGATTATACTTCCAGTTATCCAGATCGTGAATGGGAAAAAAAGGACCGGGACCTCATCCTTGCGGGACCATATTTTTCAGATAACGGAAAGCAGACAGTAGTAAATGTTCGTTCGCAGGATAATAAAGATCGCTGGATCGCACTGCTGGACCTGCAAACAGGAGCACTTAAAAACCTGGATCGCCAGCGGGATGAGGCCTGGATCGCAGGGCCCGGGATTGGCTGGTCCTTTAGTGGCGGTACCTTTGGATGGCTGCCCGATAATAGGCATATCTATTTCCAAAGCGAAGTAAGCGGCTATTCACATCTCTATCTTCTAGATGTGAACAGCGGCGATAAAAAAGCTCTTACCAGCGGGAATTATGAAGTTTTTGATCCTTTTCTCTCCAGGGATAAAAAACACTGGTATTTAACCACTTCTGAAGTTGGTCCCGGAGAACGCCATTTTTACAAAATGCCTGTCATGGGTGGCAAGATGGAGAAACTCACCCAAATGACAGGAAATAATGATGTTAGCCTTTCGCCAGATGAGAAGTACATGGCAATTCTTTATTCGTATAGCAATAAACCCTGGGAGTTATATCTAAAAAGAACTACGGCCGGCGCTGAAGCAAAACAGCTTACAAGCGGGCAAAGTGAGGAATTTAAGTCTTATGACTGGAGAGAACCTGAGCTGGTACAGTTCCAGGCAGAAGATGGTGTGATGGTACCTGCAAGGTTATATAAGCCAGAGAATGCCAACGGCGCAGCGGTGATCTTCGTGCACGGGGCAGGATATCTTCAAAATGTCCATAAGTGGTGGTCAAGCTATTTTAGAGAATATATGTTCCACAACCTGCTTACAGATCTTGGTTATACCGTCCTGGACATAGATTATCGCGGCAGTGCGGGCTATGGCAGGGACTGGAGAACAGGGATCTATCGCCATATGGGTGGTAAGGACCTTAGTGACCAGGTTGACGGTGCAAAATATCTTGTGGCTGAACATGGAGTAGACGCAGAAAATGTTGGGATCTATGGTGGTAGCTATGGCGGATTCATTACGCTTATGGCTCTATTCACAGAAGCTGAGACTTTTAAAAGCGGCGCGGCTTTAAGATCTGTTACAGACTGGGCACATTATAACCATGGCTATACTTCGAATATTCTTAATAACCCCAGTGATGACCCAATCGCATACCGGCAATCCTCCCCTATTTATTTTGCTGAAGGGCTTGAGGGACACCTGTTGATCGCACACGGAATGCTGGATGTAAATGTTCATTTCCAGGATGTCGTGCGACTCGCACAGCGACTCATCGAACTAAAAAAAGATAATTGGGAAATGGCTGTCTACCCGGTAGAAGATCACGGCTTTGTAGAGCCAAGCAGCTGGACAGATGAGTATAAGAGGATCCTGAAGTTGTTCAATGAAACTTTACTGGAGAAAGAGAGGAACACTGAGATGGAAAGAGTTAAGAGTTAG
- a CDS encoding GxxExxY protein, translated as MTENELSFKTIGAALPLHKKIGPGLLESAYENALAYDLRQAGLEVKQQVPMPFFYKEVKLEVGYRVDLLVENKLIIEIKSLETPAPVHYAQLLTYLKLSNHKLGLLINFYCKILKDGIHRIVNGL; from the coding sequence ATGACTGAAAATGAACTCTCTTTTAAAACTATAGGAGCGGCATTGCCGCTTCATAAGAAAATAGGCCCCGGTTTGTTGGAATCTGCATATGAGAATGCATTAGCATATGACCTCAGGCAAGCAGGTTTGGAGGTGAAACAGCAGGTTCCCATGCCCTTTTTTTATAAAGAGGTGAAATTGGAAGTTGGTTACCGAGTCGATCTTTTGGTTGAAAACAAATTAATAATAGAAATCAAATCTTTGGAAACTCCGGCTCCTGTACATTACGCTCAACTTTTAACCTACTTGAAATTATCCAATCATAAGCTTGGCTTGCTGATAAACTTTTATTGTAAAATCCTGAAAGACGGAATTCACCGGATTGTAAATGGATTATAG
- a CDS encoding RtcB family protein, whose protein sequence is MERLTIFGKELIDEKSITQIKNAVGPEDIAVLTADAHYGYGHPIGGAVAYKNKISLSGVGFDIACGNKAVKTNIKASEIDVAAVMDEIFRRISFGVGRVNKEPLDHPVFEKIAKADFSPQRKLLDLSVEQLGTVGAGNHFVDLFEDDEGFLWLGVHFGSRGFGHKTTTGFIAMSQGKGFFDHAKEGGMDSKPILFDVNSALGQEYIAAMNLAGEYAYAGRDVVVDKVLEILQAGKPDFEVHNHHNFAWKEEHFGEDYWVVRKGCTPAFPGQMGFIGANMEDTSVIVKGKDSNLSRSGLYSTVHGAGRVMSRRKAAGKTKWLRGKDGKKRPTIVSKGAVDFEAVKARLRNKVELRGAGADEAPEAYKNLDEVLSHQGETIEVLHRLHPIGVAMAGSETYDPYKD, encoded by the coding sequence ATGGAGAGATTAACGATCTTCGGAAAAGAGCTCATCGATGAAAAATCGATCACCCAGATCAAAAATGCTGTGGGCCCGGAGGATATTGCAGTTCTCACTGCCGATGCCCACTATGGTTACGGGCACCCTATAGGTGGTGCTGTGGCTTATAAAAATAAGATATCCCTCTCTGGCGTTGGCTTTGATATTGCCTGTGGGAACAAAGCTGTGAAAACAAATATCAAAGCCTCAGAGATAGATGTGGCTGCAGTGATGGATGAGATCTTCAGGCGCATTTCCTTTGGTGTGGGGAGGGTGAATAAAGAACCGCTGGACCATCCTGTATTTGAGAAGATCGCAAAAGCCGATTTCTCCCCGCAGCGCAAACTGCTTGACCTCTCTGTAGAACAATTGGGAACGGTAGGAGCTGGAAATCATTTTGTAGACCTTTTTGAAGATGATGAGGGATTTTTGTGGTTAGGAGTTCACTTTGGCTCCCGGGGATTTGGCCATAAAACCACCACAGGTTTCATTGCAATGTCACAGGGAAAAGGTTTTTTTGACCATGCTAAAGAAGGAGGCATGGATTCGAAACCAATATTATTTGACGTAAATTCTGCTTTGGGACAGGAGTATATTGCAGCTATGAACCTGGCGGGGGAATATGCCTATGCCGGCAGGGATGTGGTTGTAGATAAAGTGCTGGAGATATTGCAAGCGGGGAAACCCGATTTCGAGGTTCATAACCATCATAATTTTGCCTGGAAAGAGGAACATTTTGGGGAGGACTACTGGGTGGTACGGAAGGGATGTACTCCTGCTTTCCCTGGACAAATGGGTTTCATAGGAGCCAATATGGAGGATACTTCGGTAATTGTAAAGGGAAAAGATTCGAACCTCTCCCGCAGCGGACTCTACTCAACGGTCCACGGTGCCGGCCGGGTAATGTCCAGGCGAAAGGCAGCCGGAAAGACCAAATGGCTGCGGGGGAAAGATGGTAAAAAAAGGCCCACTATAGTATCCAAAGGAGCAGTGGACTTTGAAGCTGTAAAAGCCAGGCTCAGGAACAAAGTAGAACTCCGCGGCGCCGGGGCAGACGAAGCACCGGAGGCTTATAAGAATCTGGATGAGGTTTTAAGCCACCAGGGAGAAACTATAGAGGTGCTCCATAGATTACACCCTATTGGTGTCGCAATGGCGGGAAGCGAAACTTACGACCCTTATAAGGATTGA